One genomic segment of Bradyrhizobium prioriisuperbiae includes these proteins:
- the fdxH gene encoding formate dehydrogenase subunit beta: MFPPLPNPSVQPSASKFGEQDLVRRSASTVPQPARQLTPMAKLIDVSKCIGCKACQSACLEWNDLREDVGINHGSYDNPLDLTPNSLTVMRFTEWVNPETKNLEWLIRKDGCMHCADPGCLKACPAPGAIVQYSNGIVDFVHDHCIGCGYCVTGCPFNIPRISKADNKAYKCTLCSDRMAVGQGPACAKACPTQAIVFGTKDDMKKWADDRIKDLKSRGFKNAGLYDPPGVGGTHVMYVLHHADQPKIYAGLPENPRISPVVQLWKGLTKYAGLTAIAAFAAIGVLHHVVMGPNRVTEDDEQNAKRLAEDRS, encoded by the coding sequence ATGTTTCCCCCACTCCCTAATCCATCGGTCCAGCCCTCCGCGTCGAAATTCGGCGAGCAGGATCTGGTCCGCCGCTCCGCGTCGACCGTGCCGCAGCCGGCGCGGCAGCTGACGCCGATGGCGAAGCTCATCGACGTCTCCAAGTGCATCGGCTGCAAGGCCTGCCAGTCGGCCTGCCTGGAATGGAATGATCTGCGCGAAGATGTCGGCATCAATCACGGCAGCTACGACAACCCGCTCGATCTGACGCCGAACAGCCTGACGGTGATGCGCTTCACCGAATGGGTCAATCCGGAAACCAAGAATCTCGAATGGCTGATCCGCAAGGATGGCTGCATGCACTGCGCCGATCCGGGCTGTCTCAAGGCTTGCCCGGCGCCCGGCGCCATCGTGCAGTATTCCAACGGCATCGTCGATTTCGTCCACGATCACTGTATCGGCTGCGGTTATTGCGTCACCGGCTGTCCGTTCAACATTCCGCGGATCTCGAAGGCCGACAACAAGGCCTACAAGTGCACCCTGTGTTCCGACCGGATGGCCGTCGGCCAGGGCCCGGCCTGTGCCAAGGCCTGTCCGACCCAGGCGATCGTGTTCGGCACCAAGGACGACATGAAGAAATGGGCCGACGACCGCATCAAGGATCTCAAGTCCCGCGGCTTCAAGAATGCCGGCCTGTATGATCCGCCGGGCGTCGGCGGCACGCACGTGATGTATGTGCTGCACCACGCCGACCAGCCGAAGATCTACGCCGGTCTGCCGGAGAACCCCAGGATCAGCCCGGTGGTCCAGCTCTGGAAGGGGCTTACGAAGTATGCCGGATTGACGGCGATCGCCGCTTTTGCTGCGATCGGAGTACTGCACCACGTCGTCATGGGACCGAACCGCGTCACCGAGGACGATGAGCAGAACGCCAAGCGGCTGGCCGAGGACCGGTCATGA
- a CDS encoding Hsp70 family protein — translation MSSHSPVVSIGIDFGTSNTVIALATGDGRVEGIRFDHGGSSHSVYPTAMCFWEEGPGNVRVAGGPWAIAQFLEGDSVHRFIQSFKTFAASSAFNFTQIFRNRYKFEDLLATFLRTVARNAGAGFELAAPTIMVGRPVRFAGGNPDDALAMQRYQTAFDTLGAGHARYVYEPVGAAFSFARQLNRDATVLVADFGGGTSDFSVMRFSRDRGTLRAEPLGHAGIGIAGDTFDFRIVDHVVSPRLGKGSNYRSFGKVLSIPSHYYSNLARWHQLAMMKGSGDLRELRELSRTALNPEPLLDFITIVELDLGFALYRAVSDAKVALSARESVDFRFQSEGIDIRAKITRDDFEDWIADDIERLGATVDQVLTKAGVKAHEIEKVFLTGGTSFVPAVQRLFVDRFGSERLTSADQFESIAYGLALIGQTPDPDRWTVAASVPDSVSA, via the coding sequence ATGTCGAGCCATTCCCCTGTCGTGTCGATTGGCATCGATTTCGGCACCAGCAACACGGTGATCGCGCTCGCGACCGGCGACGGCCGGGTGGAAGGAATCCGCTTCGACCATGGCGGCAGCAGCCACAGCGTGTATCCGACGGCGATGTGCTTCTGGGAGGAAGGACCGGGCAACGTCCGCGTCGCGGGCGGCCCCTGGGCGATCGCGCAATTCCTCGAAGGGGACTCGGTTCACCGCTTCATCCAGTCGTTCAAGACCTTCGCCGCAAGCTCCGCATTCAACTTCACCCAGATCTTCCGCAACCGCTACAAGTTCGAGGACCTGCTGGCCACCTTCCTGCGCACCGTGGCGCGCAACGCCGGAGCCGGGTTCGAACTCGCGGCGCCGACCATCATGGTCGGTCGTCCGGTGCGATTCGCCGGCGGCAACCCGGACGACGCGCTGGCGATGCAGCGTTACCAGACCGCCTTCGACACCCTCGGCGCCGGTCACGCGCGGTATGTCTATGAACCGGTGGGCGCGGCGTTTTCGTTCGCGCGACAACTGAATCGCGATGCCACCGTGCTGGTCGCCGACTTCGGCGGCGGCACCAGTGACTTTTCGGTCATGCGGTTTTCGCGCGACCGTGGCACGCTGCGGGCCGAGCCGCTGGGACATGCCGGTATCGGCATCGCCGGCGACACTTTCGACTTCCGGATCGTCGATCACGTCGTGTCGCCCCGGCTGGGCAAGGGCAGCAATTACCGCTCGTTCGGCAAGGTGCTGTCGATCCCGAGCCACTACTACAGCAACCTGGCGCGCTGGCATCAACTGGCCATGATGAAGGGCAGCGGCGATCTGCGCGAACTGCGGGAGCTCTCCCGCACGGCGCTGAATCCGGAGCCATTGCTCGACTTCATCACCATTGTCGAGCTCGACCTCGGCTTTGCGCTGTACCGCGCCGTGTCCGACGCCAAGGTCGCGCTGTCGGCGCGTGAGAGCGTCGACTTCCGCTTCCAGAGCGAGGGCATCGATATCCGCGCCAAGATCACCCGGGACGATTTCGAAGACTGGATCGCCGACGATATCGAGCGGCTCGGCGCCACCGTCGACCAGGTGCTGACCAAAGCGGGCGTCAAGGCGCATGAAATCGAAAAGGTATTCCTGACCGGCGGCACGTCCTTCGTTCCCGCAGTGCAGCGCCTGTTCGTCGACCGGTTCGGCAGCGAGCGGCTGACGTCCGCCGACCAGTTCGAATCGATCGCCTACGGCCTCGCCTTGATCGGGCAGACGCCCGACCCCGACCGCTGGACGGTCGCGGCGAGCGTGCCCGACAGCGTCAGCGCCTAA
- the fdnG gene encoding formate dehydrogenase-N subunit alpha: MNIELSRRQFMKGAGAGVAGTTLGALGFGETESAYAAAIRPFKLATLTETRNTCTYCAVGCGIIMYSKGNLAKGETAKVTHIEGDSDHPTNRGTLCPKGAALLDMLGADTRLKYPMIRKPGSDKFERVTWDVALDRVARLMKDDRDKNFVARNRDGVTVNRWLTTGFLAASATTNETAWATYKVVRSTGMLAFDNQARVUHGPTVASLAPTFGRGAMTNSWTDIKNTDLVIVMGGNAAEAHPCGFKWVTEAKHYRGAKLIVVDPRFTRTASVADFYAPIRQGSDIAFLLGVINQCIKNDKVQWEYVKAFTNAPYVVKEGFSYSEGLFSGYDEAKRDYNRSSWDYELGPDGYVISNIDHPRSVWNLLKQHVAAYTPELVERICGTPRDKFLKVAEMIGECSSKTKTMTSMYALGWTQHSKGSQNIRCMAMLQLILGNIGVRGGGMNALRGHSNIQGLTDLGLMSNLIPGYLTIPNEREPTFDTYMSTRGFKPLLPNQMSYWQNYKKFFVSFLKSMWGDAATPENNFAYDWLPKLDVPGYDVLRVFDMMNDGKMTGYFCQGFNPLLSFPNRKKVTDGLSKLKFLVTMDPLDTETARFWDNHGEFNDVDPSKIQTEVIQLPSTCFAEDTGSLTNSGRQLHWHWAAGTPPGEARHDTWIMGQIFLRLRALYQKEGGPVPEPILNLDWRYKDPEEPAPEELAKEMNGSVLEDVPDPNDPTKLLLQKGKQLAGFAALRDDGKTACGCWIYSGCFTEAGNNMARRDNRDPDETGAFPNWAWSWPANRRTLYNRASADINGQPWDPSRKLLWWDGIKWTGYDVPDIAPASKPADVGPFIMNPEGSARLFSRGMMREGPFPVHYEPFEAPIANLVAPKIRGNPAARVFRGDMEQFGDAKDYPYAATSYRLTEHFHFWTKHARINAALQPEFFVEISEELAKERGIQDGGRVRVWSKRGSVKAKAVVTKRIQPLICDGRKVHVVGIPLHWGFMGAAKKGFGPNSLTPFVGDANIETPEYKAFLVNIEPISGPVA; this comes from the coding sequence GTGAATATCGAACTCTCGCGGCGCCAGTTTATGAAGGGCGCGGGTGCGGGAGTGGCGGGGACGACACTGGGCGCGCTCGGGTTTGGCGAAACCGAAAGCGCGTATGCAGCGGCGATCCGCCCCTTCAAGCTCGCGACTCTCACCGAGACACGCAACACCTGCACCTATTGTGCGGTGGGTTGCGGCATCATCATGTATTCCAAGGGCAATCTCGCGAAGGGGGAGACCGCGAAGGTCACCCATATCGAGGGCGATTCCGATCACCCGACCAATCGCGGCACGTTGTGCCCGAAGGGCGCGGCCCTGCTCGACATGCTGGGCGCGGACACTCGCCTGAAGTATCCGATGATCCGCAAGCCGGGGTCGGACAAGTTCGAGCGCGTGACCTGGGATGTCGCGCTCGATCGCGTCGCGCGGCTGATGAAGGACGATCGCGACAAGAATTTCGTCGCCAGGAACCGCGACGGTGTCACCGTGAACCGATGGCTGACCACCGGTTTCCTTGCAGCCTCGGCAACCACCAATGAGACGGCCTGGGCGACCTACAAGGTGGTGCGCAGCACCGGGATGCTGGCGTTCGACAATCAAGCGCGTGTTTGACACGGCCCTACGGTAGCCAGTCTGGCTCCAACATTCGGCCGTGGTGCGATGACGAACTCGTGGACCGATATCAAGAACACGGATCTCGTGATCGTGATGGGCGGCAACGCCGCCGAAGCGCATCCCTGTGGCTTCAAATGGGTCACGGAGGCCAAGCATTACCGTGGCGCAAAGCTGATCGTGGTCGATCCGCGCTTCACCCGCACGGCATCGGTCGCGGATTTCTACGCGCCGATTCGCCAGGGCAGCGACATCGCATTCCTGCTCGGCGTCATCAACCAGTGCATCAAGAACGACAAGGTGCAGTGGGAGTATGTGAAGGCGTTCACCAATGCGCCGTATGTGGTCAAGGAGGGTTTCAGCTACAGCGAAGGGCTGTTCTCGGGCTATGACGAAGCCAAGCGCGACTACAACCGGTCGAGCTGGGACTACGAATTGGGGCCGGACGGTTATGTCATCTCCAACATCGATCATCCGCGCAGCGTCTGGAACCTGCTGAAACAGCACGTGGCGGCCTATACGCCGGAACTGGTCGAGCGGATCTGCGGCACGCCCAGGGACAAGTTCCTGAAGGTGGCGGAGATGATCGGCGAGTGTTCGTCGAAGACCAAAACGATGACGTCGATGTACGCGCTGGGATGGACCCAGCACTCGAAGGGATCGCAGAACATCCGCTGCATGGCGATGCTGCAACTGATCCTCGGCAATATCGGCGTGCGCGGCGGCGGCATGAATGCCTTGCGCGGCCACTCCAACATCCAGGGGCTGACCGACCTCGGCCTGATGTCGAACCTGATTCCCGGTTATCTGACGATCCCGAACGAGCGGGAGCCGACGTTCGACACCTACATGTCGACACGCGGGTTCAAGCCGCTGCTGCCGAACCAGATGAGTTACTGGCAGAACTACAAGAAGTTCTTCGTCAGTTTCCTGAAGTCGATGTGGGGCGACGCTGCGACGCCGGAGAACAACTTCGCCTACGACTGGCTGCCCAAGCTCGACGTGCCGGGCTACGACGTGCTGCGCGTGTTCGATATGATGAACGACGGCAAGATGACCGGCTATTTCTGCCAGGGCTTCAATCCGTTGCTCTCATTCCCGAACCGCAAGAAGGTCACCGACGGGCTGTCGAAACTGAAGTTCCTCGTCACCATGGATCCGCTCGACACCGAGACGGCGCGGTTCTGGGACAATCACGGCGAATTCAACGACGTCGATCCGTCGAAGATCCAGACCGAAGTCATCCAGCTGCCGTCCACCTGCTTTGCCGAGGACACCGGTTCGTTGACCAATTCCGGCCGGCAGCTGCACTGGCATTGGGCGGCCGGAACCCCGCCTGGTGAAGCCAGGCACGACACCTGGATCATGGGGCAGATCTTCCTGCGCCTGAGGGCGCTCTATCAGAAAGAGGGTGGTCCGGTCCCCGAGCCGATCCTCAATCTGGACTGGCGCTACAAGGACCCGGAGGAACCGGCGCCGGAAGAGCTGGCCAAGGAGATGAACGGCTCCGTGCTGGAGGACGTGCCGGATCCCAATGATCCGACCAAGCTGTTGCTGCAAAAGGGCAAGCAGCTTGCCGGCTTCGCAGCGTTGCGCGACGACGGCAAGACGGCCTGTGGCTGCTGGATCTATTCGGGTTGTTTCACCGAGGCCGGCAACAACATGGCCCGCCGCGACAACCGCGATCCGGACGAAACCGGCGCGTTCCCGAACTGGGCATGGTCATGGCCCGCCAACCGGCGCACCCTCTACAATCGGGCGTCGGCGGATATCAACGGCCAGCCCTGGGATCCGAGCCGCAAGCTGTTGTGGTGGGACGGCATCAAGTGGACGGGGTACGACGTGCCCGACATCGCGCCGGCGTCGAAGCCTGCCGACGTCGGTCCCTTCATCATGAACCCGGAAGGCTCGGCGCGTCTGTTCTCCCGCGGCATGATGCGGGAAGGGCCGTTCCCGGTGCACTACGAGCCGTTCGAAGCCCCGATCGCCAACCTGGTTGCCCCAAAGATCCGGGGCAATCCGGCGGCCCGGGTGTTCCGCGGCGACATGGAGCAGTTCGGCGACGCCAAGGATTATCCGTACGCGGCGACGTCGTACCGCCTGACCGAGCACTTCCACTTCTGGACCAAGCATGCCCGGATCAACGCGGCGCTGCAGCCTGAGTTCTTCGTCGAAATCAGCGAGGAACTGGCCAAGGAAAGAGGCATCCAGGACGGAGGCCGGGTGCGGGTGTGGTCGAAGCGCGGATCGGTGAAGGCCAAGGCCGTGGTGACCAAACGCATCCAGCCCTTGATCTGCGATGGTCGCAAGGTGCACGTGGTCGGCATTCCCCTGCACTGGGGCTTCATGGGGGCGGCGAAGAAAGGCTTCGGCCCGAACTCGCTCACGCCCTTTGTCGGCGACGCCAATATCGAGACGCCTGAATACAAGGCGTTCCTGGTCAATATCGAGCCCATCTCGGGCCCGGTGGCTTAA
- a CDS encoding TlpA disulfide reductase family protein, producing MVFRTAPAGRGASSSKAIRACGILAGAVYFCLLASTDAAELAPWRNAAPSFVLPTADGADLKLQTNGSRLVLVHFFATWCEPCREELPALRRLVARANPNDIRVLAISVAEVDLRVRRFLETMPLNFPVLLDRDRAVAKAWSITTLPSTVILDADLKPRLAVEADFAWDQIEPDALTKQLDAKPTRPTHQSTREKQS from the coding sequence GTGGTCTTTCGGACGGCTCCCGCGGGACGGGGCGCATCATCCTCGAAGGCGATCAGGGCCTGCGGCATCCTCGCAGGTGCAGTATATTTTTGTCTGCTCGCTTCGACAGATGCAGCCGAACTGGCGCCATGGCGCAACGCCGCCCCCTCTTTCGTCCTGCCAACCGCCGACGGAGCTGACCTCAAGCTTCAGACCAACGGCAGCCGCCTCGTGCTGGTGCATTTTTTTGCGACCTGGTGCGAACCCTGCCGTGAGGAATTGCCGGCGCTGCGTCGGCTTGTTGCGCGCGCCAACCCCAATGACATCCGTGTACTCGCGATCTCCGTGGCCGAGGTGGACCTGCGCGTGCGGCGCTTTCTCGAGACCATGCCTTTGAATTTCCCCGTCCTACTCGACCGCGATCGCGCGGTGGCCAAGGCGTGGAGCATCACGACCCTGCCGTCGACCGTCATCCTCGACGCTGACCTCAAGCCGCGCCTCGCGGTCGAGGCGGATTTTGCCTGGGACCAAATCGAGCCGGATGCACTGACCAAACAACTGGACGCCAAGCCAACACGGCCAACACACCAATCCACCAGGGAGAAACAATCATGA
- a CDS encoding tetratricopeptide repeat protein produces the protein MRWLEAIATRVRRRDEPSVEAQMAMAYDAAAAGDHETALAIWGPLAHAGVARAQNNIGACFAEGLGVTCDSALALRWLTLAAENGDSVGQRNLAGLYLDGNGVARDYAHAAELYRAAAEAGDAPAQDMLSRMLVEGEVMAPDLAEGRFWAETAAAQGVVAAMARLGLMYHNAVGVPRDPRVAAEWWAKAAERGDADSQAMLGAAFHLGAGVPRDAVAAFALLLRARNGGSALAEPFFEAVRGTLSPVELEEAELRAASPLPGAAA, from the coding sequence ATGCGCTGGCTTGAGGCAATCGCAACCAGAGTCCGGCGACGCGACGAGCCTTCGGTCGAAGCGCAGATGGCAATGGCCTATGACGCCGCGGCGGCCGGTGATCATGAAACCGCGCTCGCGATCTGGGGGCCGTTGGCGCACGCCGGCGTCGCGCGGGCGCAGAACAACATCGGCGCGTGTTTCGCCGAAGGTCTCGGCGTGACCTGCGATTCGGCGCTGGCGTTGCGCTGGCTGACGCTTGCGGCCGAGAACGGAGATTCCGTCGGGCAACGCAATCTCGCCGGGCTCTACCTGGACGGCAACGGTGTCGCGCGCGACTACGCCCACGCCGCCGAATTGTACCGCGCCGCCGCCGAGGCTGGCGATGCGCCGGCGCAGGACATGCTGAGCCGGATGTTGGTCGAGGGCGAAGTCATGGCCCCGGATCTTGCCGAGGGACGCTTTTGGGCTGAAACCGCGGCCGCCCAAGGTGTTGTGGCGGCAATGGCGCGGCTCGGTTTGATGTATCACAACGCGGTGGGCGTTCCCCGCGACCCGCGGGTGGCCGCGGAATGGTGGGCCAAGGCGGCCGAGCGCGGCGATGCCGACAGCCAGGCCATGCTGGGCGCGGCCTTTCATCTCGGCGCCGGCGTGCCGCGCGATGCGGTGGCCGCCTTCGCGCTGTTGCTGCGCGCACGCAACGGCGGCAGCGCACTGGCGGAGCCGTTCTTCGAGGCGGTGCGCGGCACGCTGTCGCCGGTGGAGCTTGAGGAGGCCGAACTGCGCGCGGCTTCGCCATTGCCGGGGGCTGCCGCATGA
- the fdhE gene encoding formate dehydrogenase accessory protein FdhE — protein MSDAGAPAHSSPPIGVIANPPFVRLPDPTVHFRQRAQRFALLSQGHDLEPYLRFMAGLAEAQHQCQSDLPEPEMPTAEVRERARGFAMPPLDRGNFTADQALEVTFDRLFALAAGIEMPAQARLALEQVSRLDAAGRVALADDVLAGATAADGLAERVYVAAALQVHVARLATRLDAKRLVPVGEGACPCCGSAPVSSLVVDWTGAHNTRFCACWLCATLWHVVRVKCTLCGSTKGITYHEIEAGPGAGLVRAETCESCGSYAKILLQHADPALDPVADDVATLGLDLLVRDAGYRRGAVNPYLVGY, from the coding sequence ATGAGTGACGCAGGCGCCCCGGCGCACAGTTCGCCACCGATCGGCGTGATTGCCAATCCCCCCTTCGTTCGTCTTCCCGACCCGACGGTCCATTTCAGGCAACGCGCGCAGCGCTTTGCGCTGCTGTCGCAGGGACACGACCTCGAACCCTATCTGCGCTTCATGGCCGGGCTCGCCGAGGCGCAGCATCAGTGCCAGAGCGACTTGCCGGAGCCTGAGATGCCGACGGCCGAGGTGCGCGAGCGCGCCCGCGGCTTCGCCATGCCGCCGCTCGACCGTGGCAACTTCACCGCCGATCAGGCGCTTGAGGTCACCTTCGACCGGCTGTTCGCGCTGGCGGCCGGAATCGAGATGCCGGCACAGGCGCGGCTGGCGCTGGAGCAGGTGAGCCGGCTCGATGCCGCAGGCCGTGTTGCTTTGGCGGATGACGTTCTGGCAGGCGCGACCGCCGCCGACGGGCTTGCCGAACGCGTCTATGTCGCCGCCGCCCTGCAAGTGCATGTCGCGCGGCTGGCCACACGGCTCGATGCCAAGCGTCTGGTGCCGGTGGGTGAAGGGGCCTGCCCCTGCTGCGGCAGCGCGCCAGTGAGCAGTTTGGTGGTGGACTGGACGGGCGCGCACAACACCCGCTTCTGCGCCTGCTGGCTCTGCGCCACCTTGTGGCACGTGGTGCGGGTCAAGTGCACGCTCTGCGGTTCGACCAAGGGCATCACCTATCACGAGATCGAAGCCGGTCCGGGCGCTGGTCTGGTACGGGCCGAAACTTGCGAATCCTGCGGCAGCTACGCAAAGATCCTGCTGCAGCACGCCGATCCGGCGCTCGATCCGGTGGCCGACGACGTGGCGACACTGGGTCTCGATCTCCTGGTCCGCGACGCCGGTTATCGGCGAGGCGCCGTCAATCCTTATCTCGTTGGCTATTGA
- a CDS encoding formate dehydrogenase subunit gamma: protein MSAHKIEPGVVGHGIADPDDSVHRGNPVTVDRYTAGARINHWITATCLVLLAVSGLALFHPSLFFLTGLFGGGQLTRALHPWIGVVLFFSFAGLFFRFWRLNLWKGADTTWMVRLNEVIGNRDHEDPELVEIGKYNAGQKIVFWGMSFLIIVLISSGVVIWNHYFSDYSTVDQKRLAMIVHSIAAVVIICVWIVHVYAAIWVRGTIGAMTRGRVTGGWAWRHHRKWLKELVTGKPPG, encoded by the coding sequence ATGAGCGCACATAAAATCGAGCCAGGTGTTGTCGGCCACGGCATCGCGGACCCCGATGACAGCGTTCATCGCGGCAATCCCGTCACCGTCGATCGTTACACGGCGGGCGCGCGGATCAATCACTGGATCACCGCGACCTGCCTGGTGCTGCTCGCAGTGTCCGGCCTTGCGTTGTTTCACCCCAGCCTGTTCTTTCTCACCGGGCTGTTCGGCGGCGGGCAACTGACCCGCGCGCTGCATCCCTGGATCGGCGTTGTTTTGTTTTTCAGCTTCGCCGGACTGTTCTTCCGCTTCTGGCGGCTGAATCTCTGGAAGGGCGCCGACACCACCTGGATGGTCAGGCTCAATGAAGTGATCGGCAATCGCGATCATGAAGATCCGGAACTGGTCGAGATCGGCAAGTACAATGCCGGCCAGAAGATCGTTTTCTGGGGCATGTCGTTCCTGATCATCGTGCTGATCTCGAGCGGCGTCGTGATCTGGAATCACTATTTCAGCGATTATTCGACGGTCGATCAGAAACGTCTTGCGATGATCGTCCATTCGATCGCCGCGGTCGTCATCATCTGTGTCTGGATCGTTCATGTCTATGCGGCGATCTGGGTGCGCGGCACCATCGGCGCCATGACCCGTGGCCGGGTGACCGGCGGCTGGGCGTGGCGGCATCATCGCAAGTGGTTGAAGGAGCTCGTCACCGGGAAACCGCCCGGCTGA
- the selA gene encoding L-seryl-tRNA(Sec) selenium transferase: MAKSVAPQKTTRTASSALRKLPSVDEVLRSPAMVATLDQFGRQAVVGAVRGVLAEARKDGEVTGDIAHVASVVLARLGTDAQPSLRTVFNLTGTVLHTNLGRALLAEQAVEAAVAAMRSAVALEFDVDGAHRGERDDHVRGLLRELTGAEDATIVNNNAASVLLVLNTLARGREAIVSRGELIEIGGAFRMPDIMARAGTRLIEIGTTNRTHPKDYIGAIGEKTGLILKVHTSNYRIEGFTKQVPAQELAILARERQVPLVNDLGSGTLVDLRRFGLAHEPTVAEAVAKGADLVTFSGDKLLGGPQAGFIVGRKDLIAKLNRNPMKRSLRVDKIRLAAVEATLKLYRDPDRLSERLPTFRMLARPKQEIEGLAQRLAPVIARVIGASFTVSVTACHSQVGSGALPVETLPSAGLSIQSAKARRSGREVAALSTAFRRLPRPVIGRIEDQALMFDLRCLGDEADFIANLATLKIPEAGDALA, encoded by the coding sequence ATGGCCAAATCAGTCGCACCCCAAAAGACCACCAGGACGGCTTCGTCTGCCTTGCGCAAGTTACCCTCGGTGGATGAGGTGCTTCGCTCTCCTGCGATGGTCGCCACCCTCGACCAGTTCGGGCGGCAGGCCGTGGTCGGCGCCGTTCGCGGTGTACTGGCCGAGGCTCGCAAGGATGGTGAGGTGACCGGAGACATCGCGCATGTCGCCTCCGTCGTCCTTGCCCGGCTAGGCACCGATGCGCAACCGAGCCTGCGAACGGTCTTCAATCTCACCGGCACGGTGTTGCACACCAATCTGGGCCGCGCCTTGCTGGCCGAGCAGGCGGTGGAGGCGGCGGTTGCGGCCATGCGCTCCGCCGTCGCCCTTGAATTCGATGTCGATGGCGCCCATCGCGGCGAGCGCGACGACCATGTGCGGGGCCTGTTGCGCGAATTGACGGGGGCGGAGGATGCCACCATCGTCAACAACAATGCCGCCTCGGTGCTGCTCGTGCTCAACACGCTGGCGCGCGGCCGCGAGGCGATCGTTTCGCGCGGCGAACTGATCGAGATCGGCGGCGCGTTCCGGATGCCCGACATCATGGCGCGTGCCGGCACCCGTCTGATCGAGATCGGCACCACCAACCGCACCCATCCTAAGGACTACATCGGCGCCATCGGTGAGAAGACCGGGCTCATCCTCAAGGTTCATACGTCGAATTATCGGATCGAGGGGTTTACCAAACAGGTTCCGGCGCAGGAGCTTGCGATCCTCGCCCGGGAGCGCCAGGTGCCGCTGGTGAACGATCTCGGATCCGGCACGCTGGTCGATCTCCGGCGGTTCGGCCTTGCGCATGAGCCGACCGTTGCCGAGGCGGTGGCGAAGGGGGCCGATCTGGTGACGTTTTCCGGCGACAAGCTGCTCGGTGGTCCGCAGGCGGGATTTATCGTTGGCCGAAAGGATCTGATCGCCAAACTCAACCGCAATCCGATGAAGCGATCGCTGCGCGTGGACAAGATCCGGCTCGCCGCGGTGGAGGCAACGCTGAAGCTCTATCGCGATCCGGATCGTCTCTCGGAACGGCTGCCGACCTTCCGGATGCTGGCGCGGCCGAAACAGGAGATCGAGGGGCTGGCGCAGCGGCTTGCGCCCGTGATCGCAAGAGTGATCGGGGCGTCATTCACGGTGAGCGTCACCGCCTGTCACAGCCAGGTCGGCTCAGGCGCTTTGCCGGTGGAAACGCTGCCCAGCGCCGGGCTGAGCATCCAGTCCGCCAAGGCGCGGCGCAGCGGTCGCGAGGTGGCCGCGCTGAGCACGGCGTTTCGCCGGTTGCCCCGTCCGGTGATTGGGCGGATCGAGGACCAGGCGCTGATGTTCGACCTGCGCTGCCTTGGCGATGAAGCGGATTTCATCGCCAATCTCGCCACTCTCAAAATCCCGGAGGCGGGCGATGCGCTGGCTTGA